In Gossypium hirsutum isolate 1008001.06 chromosome D06, Gossypium_hirsutum_v2.1, whole genome shotgun sequence, one genomic interval encodes:
- the LOC107940784 gene encoding subtilisin-like protease SBT3, producing the protein MAADIGKHLYVYWWVSFCVLFVFIKLAKSDNYIVHMDISAMPKAFSNQHTWYLATLSSVSAKPKAETNPTIPFSKLIYTYNHVIQGFSASLTPAELESLKNTPGYVSSVKDRVVKVDTTHSFKFLGLNSGTGVWPVSRFGKDVIIGVIDTGVWPESESFNDDGMSDVPSRWKGECESGTQFNSSMCNKKLIGARFFNKGLIAHKPNITISMNSTRDTEGHGTHTSTTVAGTYVKDASYFRYAPGTARGIAPMARVAMYKTLWEEGSYTTDVIAAIDQAITDGVNVLSLSLSWSQVELYEDPVAIATFAAIEKNIFVSTSAGNDGPDVETLNNGIPWVITVAAGTMDRDLSATLSLGNKVSVNGLAQYAGNFSSSTEFPIVFMDKCDETTELETIKHKIIVCQDPYTEDSLNDQFNNIKLAGNVAGVFISNSSDVYDHLKSSFPAIFLQEKDGATVVDFIKTNTDPKASIVFKKTILGVEPSPKVTSYTSRGPSYSCPSVLKPDIMAPGDSVLAAWPPNLEAASVNDDLMYSKFNLLWGTSMACPHVSGIGALLKAVYPNWSPAAIRSALMTTSDQIDNTGNPIKDIGRSLQPADPLAMGAGHVNPNKALNPGLIYDATVQDYIDLLCGLNFTQKQIKTITRTTSNNCSNPSVDLNYPSFIAFFNDWFAEPNSTTMMEFRRTVTNVGDERSTYKANVTPLTGLKVTVEPDTLVFKTKYEKKSFKLRIEGPKQLADAVVFGYLTWEDSGKKHVVTSPIVATSYKIEK; encoded by the coding sequence ATGGCAGCTGATATTGGCAAACACCTGTATGTTTATTGGTGGGTTTCTTTTTGTGTCTTGTTTGTGTTTATCAAACTAGCAAAATCTGACAATTATATTGTCCATATGGACATTTCTGCCATGCCCAAAGCTTTCTCTAACCAGCACACCTGGTATTTGGCCACTCTTTCATCTGTTTCAGCCAAACCCAAAGCTGAAACCAACCCAACCATTCCTTTTTCTAAACTTATCTATACTTATAACCATGTTATTCAAGGTTTTAGTGCAAGTCTCACACCTGCAGAGCTTGAGTCCTTGAAAAACACACCGGGGTATGTTTCATCGGTTAAAGATAGAGTTGTAAAGGTCGATACCACGCACTCTTTCAAATTCCTTGGCTTGAATTCTGGTACCGGTGTGTGGCCGGTGTCGAGGTTCGGCAAAGACGTCATCATCGGGGTGATTGATACCGGGGTTTGGCCGGAAAGCGAAAGCTTTAATGATGATGGGATGAGTGATGTTCCATCAAGATGGAAAGGGGAATGTGAAAGTGGTACCCAGTTCAATTCCTCAATGTGCAACAAAAAGCTCATTGGTGCTCGGTTTTTCAATAAAGGTCTCATTGCTCATAAACCCAATATCACCATCTCAATGAATTCCACACGAGACACTGAAGGACATGGTACCCATACGTCCACAACTGTTGCTGGAACTTATGTGAAAGATGCATCGTACTTCCGCTATGCACCGGGGACTGCTAGAGGAATAGCCCCAATGGCTCGTGTAGCCATGTATAAAACTCTATGGGAAGAAGGATCTTACACCACTGATGTAATTGCAGCCATTGATCAAGCCATTACTGATGGCGTCAACGTTCTTTCGTTGTCGTTAAGCTGGAGCCAGGTTGAGTTATACGAAGACCCCGTTGCAATTGCCACATTTGCTGCCATTGAGAAGAACATTTTCGTTTCCACATCTGCAGGCAATGATGGACCAGATGTAGAGACTTTAAACAACGGAATACCTTGGGTCATAACCGTCGCCGCCGGTACCATGGACCGTGACTTGAGTGCGACGTTGAGCCTCGGTAACAAAGTGTCAGTCAATGGCTTAGCTCAATATGCAGGGAATTTTTCGTCATCAACAGAATTCCCAATAGTTTTCATGGATAAATGTGATGAGACAACTGAATTGGAAACAATCAAACACAAGATCATCGTGTGTCAAGATCCATACACGGAAGATTCACTCAACGACCAATTTAACAACATCAAATTGGCTGGAAACGTCGCCGGTGTCTTCATATCGAATAGCAGCGACGTTTATGATCACCTCAAAAGCTCATTTCCAGCTATTTTCTTGCAAGAAAAAGATGGTGCCACCGTTGTGGATTTCATTAAAACCAACACTGACCCAAAAGCCAGCATTGTGTTTAAAAAAACTATCCTTGGTGTTGAGCCATCACCGAAGGTCACTAGCTATACATCTCGAGGTCCATCTTATAGTTGTCCGTCAGTTTTAAAGCCTGATATTATGGCCCCTGGTGACTCAGTCCTAGCTGCATGGCCTCCAAATCTTGAAGCAGCTAGTGTAAATGATGACCTTATGTACTCAAAATTCAATTTACTCTGGGGAACATCCATGGCATGTCCCCATGTCTCGGGTATAGGAGCACTTTTAAAAGCTGTTTACCCTAATTGGAGCCCGGCCGCCATTCGATCGGCTTTGATGACAACATCCGATCAAATCGATAACACCGGTAATCCAATAAAGGATATAGGCAGAAGTCTCCAACCGGCAGATCCTTTAGCCATGGGAGCTGGACATGTCAATCCTAACAAAGCTTTAAATCCCGGACTTATATACGATGCTACGGTTCAAGATTACATCGACCTTCTTTGTGGACTAAATTTcacacaaaaacaaataaaaaccatCACGAGAACAACATCAAACAACTGTTCCAACCCTTCTGTCGATCTCAATTACCCTTCTTTCATAGCATTTTTCAATGACTGGTTTGCGGAACCGAACTCGACGACCATGATGGAGTTTCGAAGAACCGTGACCAATGTTGGAGATGAAAGGTCGACTTACAAAGCAAACGTGACACCGCTTACTGGACTTAAGGTAACAGTGGAACCAGACACATTGGTTTTCAAGACAAAATACGAGAAGAAAAGCTTCAAGCTGAGAATTGAAGGTCCAAAACAATTGGCTGATGCTGTGGTATTTGGTTATCTCACATGGGAAGATAGTGGAAAGAAACATGTTGTTACAAGTCCAATAGTTGCCACAAGctacaaaattgaaaaatga
- the LOC107940785 gene encoding protein ENHANCED PSEUDOMONAS SUSCEPTIBILITY 1 translates to MEQSTVRIISECYVTPPHVSDQSKQPYYLTTWDLVMLSVQYIQKGLLYTKPENSCEENLINNVLDRLKQSLSIALVHFYPLSGRLVTKIEENPKSHFVFVDCTSSPGAKFIHAAVDLSVSEIVSPTYVPLVVQSFFDHDRAINYDGHTRPLLSIQVTELVDGVFIGCSMNHVLGDGATFWRFFNALSEIFQAQGDTKMKISRPPVLEKWFPEGHGPLLNLPFTNQDEFITRFEAPELLERMFHFSAKSIAKLKERANTESNTIEISSFQSLSAFVWRSITKARRFPNETVTGCRLAINNRSRLEPALPLDYFGNSIQSVRAVTTAGELLDHNLGWAAWKLHQAVVNHTDKQVRGFVNAWLDSPFIYKIAQLFDPQSVMFGSSPRFNMYENEFGLGKALMLRSGYAHKFDGKVSSYPGREGGGSVDLEICLPPSSMKALELDEEFMSVVSSGGIDI, encoded by the coding sequence ATGGAACAATCAACAGTTCGAATCATCTCAGAATGTTATGTTACACCACCACATGTTTCTGATCAATCAAAACAGCCTTACTATTTGACAACATGGGATCTTGTTATGTTGTCTGTACAGTACATCCAAAAGGGTCTTCTCTATACCAAACCAGAGAATAGTTGTGAAGAAAACTTGATCAACAATGTCTTGGACCGGCTCAAGCAATCCCTTTCCATTGCCCTCGTTCATTTCTATCCCTTATCAGGTCGGCTCGTAACGAAAATAGAAGAAAACCCAAAGTCTCATTTCGTGTTTGTGGATTGTACTAGCAGCCCAGGAGCCAAATTTATACATGCAGCTGTTGATTTATCTGTGTCCGAAATTGTTTCACCTACATATGTTCCGTTGGTTGTTCAATCGTTCTTCGATCATGATCGAGCAATCAACTATGATGGTCACACCAGGCCTTTGTTATCGATTCAGGTCACCGAACTGGTAGATGGAGTGTTCATAGGTTGTTCAATGAACCATGTTCTTGGTGATGGAGCTACCTTTTGGCGTTTCTTCAATGCATTATCCGAAATATTTCAAGCTCAAGGAGATACTAAAATGAAAATCTCACGTCCGCCAGTGCTAGAGAAATGGTTTCCAGAGGGTCATGGTCCATTACTTAACCTTCCTTTCACCAACCAAGATGAGTTCATCACTAGATTTGAAGCACCCGAGCTTTTAGAGAGAATGTTCCATTTCTCAGCAAAATCCATTGCAAAGCTCAAAGAAAGGGCTAACACAGAATCCAACACCATCGAAATCTCCTCCTTTCAATCTTTATCTGCATTTGTATGGCGATCTATAACAAAGGCACGTCGTTTCCCAAACGAAACAGTCACTGGTTGTAGGTTAGCTATAAACAATAGGTCAAGGCTAGAACCAGCTTTGCCCCTAGATTACTTTGGAAACTCAATTCAATCTGTTAGAGCAGTGACCACAGCTGGTGAACTGCTCGACCATAATCTCGGTTGGGCTGCTTGGAAACTACACCAAGCTGTGGTTAACCATACAGATAAACAAGTGCGTGGTTTCGTCAATGCTTGGCTTGATTCACCCTTTATTTACAAGATTGCTCAGCTTTTTGACCCACAAAGTGTGATGTTTGGAAGCTCGCCGAGGTTCAACATGTATGAAAATGAGTTTGGGTTAGGGAAAGCATTGATGCTTCGAAGCGGATATGCCCATAAGTTTGATGGGAAAGTTTCGTCGTATCCAGGACGTGAAGGTGGTGGAAGTGTTGACTTGGAAATTTGCCTTCCGCCATCTTCAATGAAAGCTCTTGAATTAGATGAAGAGTTCATGAGTGTTGTTTCTTCTGGTGGAATTgatatttga